One Mycolicibacterium rufum genomic window, CAGCGTGTTGAACGTCGCGGTGATCGCCGAAGTCCACAGCCCGCCGAAGTAGGAGTAGACCGTGACGGTGGCCAGCGTGACGATGAGCACGACGGTCGGGTTGATCCCGAACACCACTCCCATGACCAGCACGACACCGAACAGGTTGATGAAGATCTCGGCGAGCAGACCCAGCAGCATCGCCACCAGGGCGATGGTGGTGGCCGGCTTGTTCTGGAAGCGTTCGCGAATGAACTCGACGATCGTGTAGCCGGCGGGCATCTGCCTGCGCAGCCGGATGGCGAACGGCACCATCAGCATCACCGCGAGACCGTTGGGCACCACGAACCAGATCAAGCCCGAGGTGCCGAAGGTGAAGGCCTGCGCTGACGACATCATCACCGCCATCGACCAGGTCCACACCGCGATGACGGAGCCGACGCCGAAGCCGAAACCGATTCTGCGGTCGGCGATCACGAAGTCATGGGTGTTCTTCACCATCGACTTCACGACGTACGCGACAAAGAACATGAACGCGCCCAAGCCCAACATCAGCAGGAAGCCGATGCCGGGCGACAGGTTCGACGGGTGGAACACAGCACCTCCAGTGATGCGCGCGCAGAAGCCGGCGTGGTGAAGGAAATCGCGGCAGCGTTCTGCGCCGCAGGAACCGCGTGACTGTGACAGCTGCTGACGATCAATGTGAGCGTTTGAATCATGGCGAATGAAACAAGGCGCTCGAGTTGCCGCCTCATCAGCGCTCTGCTAACTCACGCGCGGCCGCGCCGTCGACGTAAAGCTCACAGCGAGCAGATATCTGGGCCTGACCCGATCTGTCCATGACCATCCGGAGATGACCGCCGCGCTCCGGATCGACCCGGCCGACGACCAGTACTGGAGTTGGCAGTACCAGGGCAGGTGCCTGGACGCCCCGACGGAGCTGTTCTTCCCCGAGACCGACCGTCGGTCGGAGCGGCGGCGCCGCGAGGAGGAGGCCAAGCGGATCTGCCGCACCTGCCCGGTGCTGATGCGCTGCCGCGAACACGCCCTGAGCGTTCCCGAGCGCTACGGCGTCTGGGGCGCGACCACGCCCCGGGAGCGCGGCATCCCGACGTCGCACCGCAGCGCGGAACAAAACTCACGCTGACCGCAACCGTTCCGCGCCAGCACCGGCGTCCCTAGGGTGCCTCCAGCACCACCGAGGAGAAGGACACCTGTGATGCCCGTAGTGACACAGCCCGCCGTGAGCTCCGCCGGGGCACCGGCATGACCCAGGTCGCCCCGTCCCATGCCGCCGCCGACGAACTGCGCCGCGGCATCGCCGACGGCACCCTCAGTGAGATCGAGGTCGCCTGGAGCGATCCGTTCGGCCACTCCGCCGGCAAGCGCATCCCGGCCGCGCAGTTCCTCGACCGCGCAACCGGCAGCGGCTTCGCGTTCTGCGAGGCCGCGCTGGGCTGGAACACCGACGGCACCGTCATCGACTCGCTGTCGCTGACCAACTGGGCCGGCGGTTACCCAGACGTGTACGCGGTGCCGGACTTCTCGACGTTCACCCGGCTGCCGTGGCGGCCCGGCGTCGGACACGTCATCTCCGACATCGTCACCCACCGTCGCACCCCGTCACTGCTGGATCCGCGCGGTGTGCTCAAACGGGTGCTGGCGCGGCTGGAGAGCCTCGGCTACACGGCGAAGGTCGGCGTCGAGTTCGAGTTCTATCTGCTCGAGAGCGACGGCACACCGATCATCGACGCCATCCAGGCGTATTCACTGGAGAACGCCAACGCGCTCGATCCCCTCATCGCCGACCTCTACGAGACCCTCGGCGCGTTCACCCGACTGGAGGGCGTGCAGACCGAGTACGGCCCCGGTCAGGTGGAGACGAACCTGGTCTACACCGACGCGCTGGCCGCCGCCGACGACAGCGCCCGGCTGAAGTACGCCGCCAAAGAGGTCGCTCGACGGCACGGCAAGCTCGCCAGCTTCATGCCCAAACCGTTCTCTGAGCACTCCGGTTCGTCGGCGCACCTGCACATCTCGCTGTGGGACGGCGAGCGTCCGGTGTTCGCGGCGGTGGACGGTGCCGAGAGCCAGACCGCCCGCCATGCCATCGCCGGGTTGTTCGAGCACCTGCCGTCGGTCACGCTGTTCGGGGCGCACTCGGTCAACGCCTACCGCCGCTTCGCGCCCGACACGTTCGCGCCCGACACGGTGAATTGGAGCCGGGACAACCGCAGCGCAGCGATCCGGTCGCTCATCGAGGACGCGCCCGGGGCATCGCGCATCGAATTGCGCTCCGGCGCCTCGGATTCCAACCCCTACTGGCTGATCGCGTCCGCGCTGGCGGCGATCGTCGCCGGTCTGGAGGCCCGCCGCGAACCGCCGGAACCCGCCACCGGAAATCTGTACGGCAAGGGAGCGCCGCTGCCCGACTCCTTGGGCACGGCGGTCGCGCTGGCCATCCAGGACGACACCATCCTCGACATTCTCGGCGAGCAGTCCGTGCTCGACTTCGCCGTGCTCGCCCGCAGCGAGTGGGACGCCTACGTCGGCCACGTCAGCGACTGGGAACGCACGCGCTATCTGCGCACCTCATGAGCGAGCCGCGATTCGGGGTGTGGGCGCCGGTCTACGGCAACCACGGCGCCCGTCGGCACCCGCAGGACGCACCCGATGCGAGCTACCGGCGCACGCGGGATCTCATCGTGCACGCCGAGAAGGTCGGCTTCGATGCGACGCTGGTCGCCCAGCACGTCATCCACCCCAGTGACGTCGAAGACGATGTGCTCGAGACGTGGTCGACGTTGGCTGCGCTGGCCGAGGCGACCGAGAGCATCGAGCTGATCGGCGCGATCAAGCCGCTGCTGTTCAACCCGCTGGTGTTCGCGAAGGTCGCGGCAAACATCGCCGACATCGCCGCAGGCCGGTTGTCGATCAACGTAGTCAGTGGTTGGTTCCTGCCGGAACTGGAGGCCCTCGGCGTCGCGGTGCTCGAGCACGACGACCGCTACGCCCACACCCGCGACTGGCTGCGCACCGTCACCGCGCTGTGGGCCGGCAAGCAGGTCGCCGTCGGCGACGGACACCCCGCGCTCGTCCGGCCGGTGCCGCAGTACGTTCCGCCCGTCTACGTCGGCGGCGAGTCCGAACCCGGCCGGGCACTGGCCGCCGAGACGGCCGACGTGTTCTTCATCAACGGCCGACCGCTGGCCGACACCGCCGAGGTGATCGCCGATCTGCGGTCGCGCCGCAGCGCCGCCGGCGGGCCGCCTCTGCGGTTCGGTCTGTCCGCATTCGTCGTCGCCCGCGAGACCGACGCCGCCGCCCAGGCGGAGGCCGACCACCTGCAGGCACTCGTCGACGCGGAACGTCGCCCGGAGATCTCCGGCGGTACCGATCCGAAGACCCAGATGTACAAGGTGCTCGCCAACACCAGCCGGGTCGGCTCGAACGGCGGGACCCTGGCCGGTCTCGTCGGGAGTTACGACACCGTGGCCGAACGGATCTCGGCGTTCCACGAGGTGGGCATCGAGTTGTTCATGCTCCAGTTCCAGCCGCTGGAATCAGAACTGGACCGCTTCGCCGACCACATCATCCCGAGATTCCGCGTCGACAGGGAGATCCGATGACACTGACCACTGCCGTCGGGGGCGTGGCCGAACGGCTGGACCGCTTGACCCGCATCGTCGAGCATTTGCGCGCCGTCGACCCCGTGGCCGAGCGCGAGCGTGTCCTGCAGTACGACGCGGTCGACGAGATCCGCCGGACCGGGGTGCTGAGCCTGCGCGTGCCGCAGCGCTACGGCGGACCCGGCGGAAGCATCCGCGATGTGCTCTCCGCCGTCGTGCATCTCGCGTCGGGGAGCTCGAACGTGGCCCAGGCGCTGCGCGCGCACTTCGGATTCTCGGAGCGGCTGCTGAGCAACCGCGCCACCGACGCTGAACGCGCGGAGTGGTTTCCGCGGATCAACGCCGGGCTGTTGATCGGCAACGCGATCACCGACGCCAAGGGGCGCGTACCGGGCAGCTCCGACACCACGGTGCTGCCGGACCGCAACGGTGTGCTGCGGCTGAACGGACAGAAGTTCTACTCGACCGGCACGCTGTACGCCGACGTCATCGCGGTGTCGGCCGTCGATGCCGCAGGCAATGACGTCCAGGCGATCGTGCCCACCGACCGGGCGGGCGTCGAATTGTTCGACGACTGGGACGGTTTCGGGCAGCGCACCACGGCCAGCGGCGGCAGCCGGTTCACCGATGTCGAGATCGCCCCGGTCGAGGTGACCACGGTGTCGGACGGGGATCACCTGGGGCACAGCACCACCTTCCTGCAGCTCTACCTGGCGGCGGTGGCGGCGGGGATCGCGGCGGCGATCCGCGACGACGCCGTCGACTACGTGCGGATCCGGGCCCGTCCTGCGGCGCACTCGGTCGCGGCGCGTGCCGCCGAGGACCCGTTCGTCCTGCACGCGGTCGGCGAGATCGGGACCGCCGCGGCCGTCGCCAGATCGCTGGTGCTGTCGGCGGCCGACGTGCTCGACGCGCTCGTCGACCAGGGCCGGGTGTTCGACGCCGACGCGCTCGCCGAGGCCGCCGTGGCCGTAGCGCAGGCGCAGCTGGTCACCGAGCGCCTGACGCTCGACGCGGCGCAACGGCTGTTCGACACCGGCGGGGCGTCGGCGACCGCGCGGAAAATCAACCTGGACCGGCACTGGCGCAACGCGCGCACGCTGGCCAGCCACAACCCGCTGGACTACAAGGCGCACGCGGTCGGCAACTACCTCGTCAACGCGGTGCCGCCGCCGGCCAACGGGTACTTCTGAGCGCCTTTCATCGCGCGGCTTCCAGCGCCCGGCGTGCATAGGCCCGCACGTCCGCGTCACCGTCGTCGAGGGCGCTGGTCAGCGCGGTGCGCGCGGCCTCCTCGGACGGCGCCCACCGGGTCAGGCTGAGCACCGCGGCCTTACGCACGTCGAGGTGCGGGTCGGCCAGCGCCCGCGACAACGGCGGCACAGCGGCGGTGGGGGAGGGCGCGCCCGCCAGTGCCCGTGCCGCCCCCTGGCGGATCTGCCAGGCCGACGACGCGAGCGCGTGCTCGACCGTCGCACCGTCGCTGTCCTGCCACCCGATGTCACCGATCGCGGCCAATGCCGCCGCCCGGACCAGCGGATCCGGATCGTCGAGCAGCAGCCGTACCGTGGCCGCGCCGGCCCGCAGCGTGCCCAGCCCACCCGCGACCGCGAGGCGCACCTCACGGTTGGCGTCCCGATGCGCTCCCGCGACGCCGTCCACGTCGTCGATCGACACCAGCGCCCGCACCGCCTCGATCCGGACCCGGTGGTCGGAGTCGGTGACGGCGCGGCGGTAGGTGTTCGGGTCGCCGGCGCGCCGCGCGCTCAGCACGTAGACCGCGGCGCCGCGTACTGTGGCGTCGGTCGAATCAACATGTGCTGCAACCGACTCGGGCGTCGGCAGCACCTCGACCAACTCCCGGATCCCTTCGGCAGCCACCCGGCGGACTCCTGCGTCCGGGTCGGCGAGGGCGGCCACGAGCGGCTCGGTGTATCCGTCGCACAGATGCTCGGTGAGCACGTCGACGGCTGTGCGTCGCACCCCCTCGTCCCCGTCGGTCAGGAAGGGCGCGAGGTCGTCGAGGGACGGCTCGTCGAGCGCAAGTACCGCCGCGATCCGCGGGGACGGGGCGGGGCCGGCGGCGTCGATCACGCGCGACACCCCGGAGGCGGGGGCCCGGCCGCCGACCAGGGCGGGCTGGGCAACAGCGATCGGTTCGTTTCCCGCGCTGGGGATGTCGTCGAGCCCGGGCACGGGAACGAAGTACGGTGCGACGGGCCGCTTGAGGA contains:
- a CDS encoding WhiB family transcriptional regulator, with protein sequence MTAALRIDPADDQYWSWQYQGRCLDAPTELFFPETDRRSERRRREEEAKRICRTCPVLMRCREHALSVPERYGVWGATTPRERGIPTSHRSAEQNSR
- a CDS encoding glutamine synthetase family protein; the protein is MTQVAPSHAAADELRRGIADGTLSEIEVAWSDPFGHSAGKRIPAAQFLDRATGSGFAFCEAALGWNTDGTVIDSLSLTNWAGGYPDVYAVPDFSTFTRLPWRPGVGHVISDIVTHRRTPSLLDPRGVLKRVLARLESLGYTAKVGVEFEFYLLESDGTPIIDAIQAYSLENANALDPLIADLYETLGAFTRLEGVQTEYGPGQVETNLVYTDALAAADDSARLKYAAKEVARRHGKLASFMPKPFSEHSGSSAHLHISLWDGERPVFAAVDGAESQTARHAIAGLFEHLPSVTLFGAHSVNAYRRFAPDTFAPDTVNWSRDNRSAAIRSLIEDAPGASRIELRSGASDSNPYWLIASALAAIVAGLEARREPPEPATGNLYGKGAPLPDSLGTAVALAIQDDTILDILGEQSVLDFAVLARSEWDAYVGHVSDWERTRYLRTS
- a CDS encoding LLM class flavin-dependent oxidoreductase encodes the protein MSEPRFGVWAPVYGNHGARRHPQDAPDASYRRTRDLIVHAEKVGFDATLVAQHVIHPSDVEDDVLETWSTLAALAEATESIELIGAIKPLLFNPLVFAKVAANIADIAAGRLSINVVSGWFLPELEALGVAVLEHDDRYAHTRDWLRTVTALWAGKQVAVGDGHPALVRPVPQYVPPVYVGGESEPGRALAAETADVFFINGRPLADTAEVIADLRSRRSAAGGPPLRFGLSAFVVARETDAAAQAEADHLQALVDAERRPEISGGTDPKTQMYKVLANTSRVGSNGGTLAGLVGSYDTVAERISAFHEVGIELFMLQFQPLESELDRFADHIIPRFRVDREIR
- a CDS encoding acyl-CoA dehydrogenase family protein; this translates as MTLTTAVGGVAERLDRLTRIVEHLRAVDPVAERERVLQYDAVDEIRRTGVLSLRVPQRYGGPGGSIRDVLSAVVHLASGSSNVAQALRAHFGFSERLLSNRATDAERAEWFPRINAGLLIGNAITDAKGRVPGSSDTTVLPDRNGVLRLNGQKFYSTGTLYADVIAVSAVDAAGNDVQAIVPTDRAGVELFDDWDGFGQRTTASGGSRFTDVEIAPVEVTTVSDGDHLGHSTTFLQLYLAAVAAGIAAAIRDDAVDYVRIRARPAAHSVAARAAEDPFVLHAVGEIGTAAAVARSLVLSAADVLDALVDQGRVFDADALAEAAVAVAQAQLVTERLTLDAAQRLFDTGGASATARKINLDRHWRNARTLASHNPLDYKAHAVGNYLVNAVPPPANGYF